The DNA window CCAGAGTACCTTGAATCAGGCTTAGTCAGAGGAGCCCTGGGGAGCGATGTGCTCCTCCAATGGAAGATGTAAAACTAAGAGCCTCTGCCTCATTGCAGTCAACGTTCAGTGGGCAACGGACTCCAAGGTGTGcccacagaactcaggaaaatcaGAACATCAGCCTCTAGAATCACAGCTAGTAAGAATCAGGTCAAGATGGAGTAGACTCATCAATTACGAAAGGAAGACCCAATGATGTTGTGGGAGGACCCTGGGTTGGAAGTCACAGGATCCAGCTCTGAGACCAGCTTTACCACTTCATAACTGTAGAACCTTGAGAAATCACCTCTTACCTCTGAAACTCAGTGTCCTCAGTGTTATTCCAATTTAAGAGATTTATATCCAGCTACCTACTCGACATCTCTTCAATGTCTCAAAGGCACCTCCATTCAGCTTGCCCACAACTGCTCTTCCTCCCTAATCCTCCAGCCTAGCTCCAAGTTCAACACAACCAACCATCCAGGCATAGAAGCCGGAAACCTCAGACCCATCCCTGGCCTTTCCCCATTAGTATTCCCCATTACTAACCCATTACCAAGTCAACTCCACCTCCTAAAGATGCCCACTGCCCTCCACCACCATCCTGGTCCATATTATCACCTCGCATATAGTCTATTGCAAAGCACACACTCACCCATTCTGGCCTCCCTGAGGAGCTCTCTGCAGAGCAAATCTAACCATGTCTCCCCTCCCACCAGCTTTATCCCACTTGCTAAATTACTCTCCAACAACATCCCAGTGCCCCCAGTATGAGGAAAATCTTCCGAGGGCTCGTAAGGCCCCACTCCTCTTTTGGCTTCAACCCACACCATGTTCCCTCTTGtggctccagccacactggcttttTCTTCTAGACCTGGCATTTATCCCATTCCCTCCTGTCACAGGGTTTGTGCACATGCCCTTCCTTCTACCAGCAacatctcctcctcttctctcaccTAGCTAAtgcctattcatttatttcactgtgaGTGAAGTGCACTAAAGTATACAGCTCAGTAAGTATTTACAGATGTCTATCTTCATGGAACTCCCACACAGATCTAGATTTAGAACATTCCTGAGACCCAGAAGTTTCCCTCTTTCCCCTTTCCAGTCTACACCTTCCCTACCCACCAGGTAACCACTACTGACTTCTATCACTGTACCTATTCGGACTGCAGCTGATGCAATCCTTCCTCAGGGAGCTGCCTCTGATCCCATTGAAAAACTCTTAGCTCCTTTATCACAGACCCTTGCTACACTTGGGACTTTGCACTTGTTTGAGGAATTGATTCATGTTAGTTTCCCCTGGGACTCTATAAGCTCCAGGAAGGCAGGGGCCGCACCTGCTTTTACTCACCTTTGTTTTCTCAGTGCTGACCCATGCAGTCGTGACAATAGGAAATAGCTAATTCCTATTTCTAAAAGTATCTATtgagtgttttgtgtttttttttttttttaaagagacaggtcttgccatgttgctaaggctggattcaactcttgggctcaagtgctcctcctaattcagcttcctgaggagctgagactacaagcatgggccaccatgcccaacctgagTGCTTATTATTGCCAGGTTATCATTCTAAGCACTTACAGGTacaaactcatttaatcttcacatcaaTTCTATCAAGAAGGACCATTATTACATCCCccttttacaggtaaggaaactgagccacagaaaagtaaaataatttgccTACAGTCATTAAGtggtagagtcaggattcaaacccttACAGTCTGGCTACAAGAGCCTGTGTTCCTAACTATTATCCTACTCTGACTCTCAGAAGCCACTGTGATTAGTTACTCATTTAATGAGTTAACTACCTAAggtattctaaataaataaataaaaaagggccgggcatagtgggtcacacctgtaatcccagcactttgggaagcccaggcaggtggatcacaaggtcaggagttcaagaacagcctaaccaacatggtgaaaccctgtctctactaaaaatacaaaaattagccgggtgtggtgctgcatacctgtaatcccagctactcaggaggctgaggcaggagaattgcttgaacccgggaggcggaggttgcagtgagccaagatcgtgccactgcactccagcctgggtgacagagcgagactccgtctcaaaaacgaaaaaaaaaaaaaaaaaaagaatttacaaataAGTTGATGAGGTTCCACTAAAGAAACTAAGGGAGCCTCTAAATCTTCCCATGCAGACCAACAGATGAACGAAAGATAACTGTCACTGAATCACCTGCACAGGCccaagattatgtcatctgcaaaatttaagaatgtatccatttctccAGCAGTCCAGGAAGGAAGCTCTGCTACTGGGCACAGAGGAGTGTTCCGGCAGACTATCGAGAATAAAGAAAGGATTACTGTCTGGGCTTTACTGCTGCCTAAAAGAAATGTTCACTAGATTAAATCAGCCTCTCTGCTCTTATTCCATGCTAACCCGGTCATCTTTATAACCATTTAAAGCCTCAAGCCCACTAATACAGGAAGAGGATATTttggatgagaaaaataaaaacaaatatcttttgGTTAGAGCCATGGTACATTTATAAATTGGCATTTGGTGTGTACCTCAGTTTTCCAGGGCCTGACAGTCCTGGATGAACTTATAGGGTCCAAACCAGAAAAGCAAGGGCTCAGACCCTGGCACCAAGGCTGCTCCATGTAAAGAATGCTACCCCGTGTGGCCAGACTCGGGTAAGCCACCTTTCAACTGCTTCAGtgtaatttattttcccacatcCCAGAAAGCTCTGGAAAAAcacataaatgaatacatttattctctcacaggaTACTACACTGTTACCCAGTGTGAAGGGAGCAGCCATGTGGCTCCCAAGCTCCCTTAGCAAAAGGGTGGTTCTCAGAACTGCTCCATTCACGAGTCCTGCAACCAGAGGCCTGGGCTCAACTCACACAAAGTTCTGAGCAATGGCCAGCACCTTGGAATACTCGCCTTCCCGCTTGCGCAGGCTGGTGGGGATGGGTGTCTTAATTCGTGTCCCCACAGGGTTCCCGTTGTCCTCAATGAGGACCACGTTGTTGGAGTCGAATCTGGGGGTCATTCGGGGGCCAGGCATGCAGTGCCCCACAATGAGCGCCTTTTTCTTCTGTCCCTTGATGGCCAGTAGTATCTGGTCGCCCACCTTGCCCACTCCATTCTTCTTATAGACATGGATGCAGCGAGGAGCCCGATGGTATGGGCTGTTCCCCAGGGCACTGTTGTCCACCACTCGTACCCGCGTCATCTTCTGAATCGCACTCAGACTCCCAGTGGTGCtggtgggaggaaaaaaaaaagtctgcagtcTGTATCTCTTATGGTCAGGGTGCACAGGCctctgagaggtcaaggctagGGAGAATGTACATGTCAGCAACACACACAGAGCAGAGTGCTGTCCAGGAGCAGCAACAGAAAGTCAGGACTTTGTGAAGACTTATCTGTACCCACAACAGTTTCCTCACAATTGAGAGCTTCTGCTGTTGTGTCAAGGTCTCAATTTGGATGGGTTTTAAAGAGAACCCAATTTTTCTGTGACAATGAACTTCACAGCAGCCATAACTTAAAGCCTTTGCTTTCCAAAAGGACTCTAAGGACTTAAAGGAATCCCTTATGGGCTAGGCCTCACCCACTGCCTATCCTGAAAAACCTGCTTCCCCAGAATACACCAttccctaattttctttttttttgagacggagtctcgctctgtcgcccaggctagagtgcggtggcgccatctcagctcactgcaagctccacctcccgggttcacaccattctcctgcctcagcctcccaagtagctaggaatacatgcgcctgctgccatgcccagctaattttttgtattttttagtagagacagggtttcaccgtgttagccaggatggtctcgatctcctgacctcatgatccgcccgcctcggcctcccaaagggctgagattacaggcgtgagccaccgcgcccggtcccctaattttcttatttacatgTTGCTGGGAACTAGAAGATATGGGTAAGTTTACTAAGGGAATTCTctgacacaacataccagaaactGGTAATAAGTCAAGGTAACAATCTtctgttttaatacattttttctcattagaaaaaaaaattttagagagtACTTATTGAAGGCAGACAAGGTATTATTAAGCAAGCTGATTACAGTGGGATTCCTATTTTCCTGATGCTAGCACCTGATGCTGGTGTTTCCGCAGGGTAATCCTAGGACCTCTTCTCTCGTTTTTTATGCCTACTCTGGGCAATCTTACCCATTAGCATTGCTGCCAACTAGTAAATTCCATCTCCAGCCCCGCCTCTCTTCTATATTCTAGTTCTATATATTTCCACTCTCCTCAACTCCCTACAACATGCTCTATAGATACTGCAAACTCAGTAGGTCCCAAACTCATCTCACTGCCTCCCCTTGCAAACCTCCGCCTGCTGCTACACTTATCTAGACGATGGCTTCTCCAGCAGTACCAGAAGCCAAGCCATAAACCTCTCTCCACCAACATGAACTGGCCACCAAGTCCTGTTAATATCACCCCCTAAGCACCTATGTCCTTTCTCTCCAATCCCGCCAACAACTTCCTTCATTTAGCAGCTCACTCTCCTACACCAAGACTGTGACATTAGTGTCCTAGTTGGTTCCCATTGCACTTCACTTTGCCAACAAAGAGCTCTCTTTAGAATATAAAAGTGATGCTACTCCCCACCATCTACACTGTCAACAACCTTGTCCCAATTTACCTACCTTCTAAGGCTACACATCCTACCACTCTGGGCAGGAGAACCAGGAACCACTTCCCCAAGCACACCCTGCCTCCCAATTCTCCCTGGAGGCCTAGACAGGATCTGCCCCCATCTCCCTTTTGAGAAGACTGCCTccactctttctcctcctcttcctccactaGCAGCTCCTATATGACGCCTTCCAAAGCACTGTACAATCCTCTATTATAATATTCTATCACATTTTCTTAGAGTTACTTATTTTCAAGTTTGCTCCTGTGGCTGACAGTGAGAATTCTTTCAGGACAGAAAGCAACTCTCTTTCATCTCTGTATGGCCAACCCCAGGTGCGGTGCTCAGGAAATGCCTGTGGGATGAGGGCATGACGGGGCCAGGAGGCATGTCTGCCAACAAGCGTGCCTCCTGTGCTCTCCTGGCTTAGCATCTACAAGGAGGGGAGGGTGTCACACTTCTATCATGCTCAAGTTCTTGGTAAtaagcatgtattatttttgtaattaaaaaaattccgtttttaaaaggattttaatgCTCTAGGGGAATGATAGGGTTGAGAGATGTCAGATTCACTGTAAGAGTCTTGCAAGGACTGAAGAGTAAAAGCTTCCGCCATATGCCATTCCCCATCACACTTCTAACAGCAACATCACCTCTTTACCTATCCCCCATCCTGTGACCAGACCAACCAGGCCAGCTCAGCCTGATCACTTTAGCTTTCCCCAACCCCATGCCCACCTCCCTGAGTTTTTACTCCTGTTCTAGTCACCGTAATACCCAGCCCTGATAGGAAGCTTACACAAAGACACAGTTTTAAGAACTTAATGGGAAAAGTTACCTGAAACAGTGATGGCTCAGCACTCTGCTTACACAGGTGAAGGGGCCCCAGAGCCCAGTAAAGAAAGCCATGGGATCCCAAGATAGATCCTGCAGGAAAAACGAGAGGGGGAAAAATTGGTTTCTAAGTCAGAGCCCTTAAAGCCAGTTTTCTTTGGGGACTTGTGTGGGAGATGGCACTTCCAGCACAAGATCATTAGTCACAAAATATAAATCTTAGTGGTTAAAGGATACACAGATGATTAGACAGAGCTGTAGCTCCGATTTTGCTGATTCACATTCTAACTCTGGGGTTGGAGAGGGAGAATGGCCCACAACAGCttctgctataaaaaaatacaacagcaCGGAGAATGCCTTCCTTATTATATCACTTCCACAGGCAGGAGGAAAATATGAGCCCTTGGTTATAAACCCAGCCAGGGACTTCTTCTCGAGTCCTCCATAGAGGAAAAACTGCACACTATTGCCCTTTTTGATATTCATATGCCTTCTGAAACCAGCACTTTAACTCcctaaaagaaagtaaattatctAAGCAGCCACCCAAGTTGTCTATCACTACATCACCTTTCCCCCAAATGTAAAGGCCAGAACACCTGTACAGCTCAAGGCCAGCAAAGCAAAGCCAAAGGCTGCTCTTGCCAAGTCAAAGACCAAAGTCTTTATTTGGGTCAGTCTCCCAAACACTGTAACATGGAAAACTGACCTACACCATACTACAGCTGAAAGTGGGCTTTGGGAAACCAACTTGAAGAGTTAGCTAAAAGAGCAAACACCAACCCAAGACTTGTGACTCCAGTTTTCAGAATCTCAACCCTGTTGCTCCCTAGCACTAACAAATATGGAGGCTGCCAGTGCCCTGAAACACCTGAACATCACTTCAGAGCATGCTTCAGAAAGGCCTGTAGCCAGCTGCAAAACACACCTGTTTTTCCACCCAAACGTTTGGCAGCAGAGGTGCCCATTCAAGAGGTCTGCCGAGAAAAGCCTCTACACTGTAGTATTTACACACAGCTTTGCTATGCACAAGTTCAAACCACCTCAgataagattttatttaataagaatgttagggtggggcaggggaatcCACTCCTCCCCAGGAATACCTAGACActccatacttttttttctttccttgagacaagtcttgctctgtcacccatgctggaatgtagtggtgcaactgcagctcactgcagtcccgaactccccaagctcaggtgatcctcccacctcagcctcccaagtagtcaggaccacagacatgcaccaggacgcctggctaattttttgtgttttttttttttttttttttttttttgtagagatgatggtctcactatgttgcccaggctggccttgaactcctgagttcatgcaatcctcccgcctcagccccgcaaagtgctgggattatgggtgtgagccacccaccacacctggcctttaaaTGCTTATTAACTACAATTTAGCCTCAAATCCCAAACTTACTCCCAAATGTTTTCCTTAAGACAACCCATGAAGCATCAGCCAAAATGTAATTATGATCAGAAAAATCAAATGCAAAAGAAGGCAGCTAATGTATGCAACTACTAACATCTGACACACAGAGAATCACAGACTACCAAATGAGACTAGCTTTACTTTTACTGGTGAGATGACCCTGGACAAGTAACCAAACTGTTGAGCTTTGGTTTACCATCTGTAACACAGGGATACTAATAGTATCTGCCCCCAAGGTAGTTATGAGGATTCAATTAGATAAGCcatgcaaagcacttagcacagtgcctggcactcatTACCTATTAGCTATCATCATCATGATGTCatatatcattttaaagattagaaaattGATATACAGGCAGATTAAGTGACTTGTGTAGAGTCCCACAATTAGTCAAGGGCAGAAACAGAACTGGATCCAGGTTCAGTCCAAGAGTGTTCCAACCGCACTCTGCAGCCTTGCTCTGCTATACCAAAGCTCATTTCACAGGAGAGCCCTGGGTGTCAAGCAGCTTTAAGGGTCATTTggcctctttctgtttctttatttatgAACACTTATCAAATGGTTACAATGTGTCACACAGCAGGCTAAGTGTCTTACATtactatctcatttaaacctcatggccgggcacggtggctcacgcctgtaatcccagcactttgggaggccgaggtgggcagatcacctgaggtcgggagtttgaggtcagtctgactaacatggagaaaccctgtctctactaaaaatacaaaattagccaggcgtggtggcacatgtctgtaatcccagctactcaggaagctgaggcaggagaatcgcttgaatccaggaggtggaagttgcggtgagccgagatcgcatcattgcactccagcctgggcaacaagggcaaaactccgtctcaaaaataaataaataaaataaacctcaaaaaaCCCTATGAAATGGGTACAATTATTATTAGCCTCATTGTTATACACAAGGAAataaagcccagagaggttaaataacttgcccaaggtcacatggctaggaATGACTAGGCTGAAATATGAACCCCAGTTGTGGGCTTCCTAAACCCATGCTCTTACTCAACAGAGTAAACATGGCaactttaatttaaatattaatattttacaactATTAAATCATTCTTGTTCCATCAAGAATACTGAcgtcagctgggcgcggtggctcatgcctgtaatcccagcactttgggaggccaaggcaggcggatcacttgaggccaaggtcaggagtttgagaccagcctggccaacatggtgaaacccttctctactaaaaatacaaaaataagccgggcatggtggcggccgcctgtagtcccaggtactcaggaggctgagacaggagaatcacttgaacccatgaggcaaaggttgcagtgagccaaggttgggccactgcactccagcctgggcaatacagtgagactccatctcaaaaaaaaaaaagaatactgacgTCACATGCACATTTTACTCACAGCCAATTCAGTGCTTGCTGAATCAACTGAAATGTAGACACATATCAGGTGAAAATTATTCACTTTAAGTTTTGAAGACAATTTGTAGTGTAGGAGGCAAGAAGAGATCAATACTCAGAGCAATAACTAAAAActagcaaaaaacaacaaaacaaaacttctgaaAAGCAGAGTCCTTCTGGTCCAGGCTGCAGTTAACTCAAATCCCTGCCAAGCTGTTCCCATCTGATGCTGGCAGGTCCTTGGCTCCTTGAGAGAGAAGAGCGTCCTGAACAACGCCACAGAACCCTCAAGATTAACCCAGCACCACCCACATTCCCTCTCCCGAGAAGTGCAACACCCTGCCTCTCAACACCGCACTGCTTCCTCAAGAACACTGACATTAGTCCAAGAACTGCAGAAGCACTTAAGGGCTTCCCAGAACTTTCTTGACTCAGGTATCATCACAAAGCACCTCCCTACACTCTGTAAGGCTGTCAGTGCACAAACACAAACTCAGGCCTCCTCTCTGCACCTTGCTCACAAGCCATCTCCACAACCAACACTCATCTCTGCCCAGACAAATGTGACCCAGCTCCACAAGCATCTCCTCCACAAAGTCTTGTGTCAAACGGCAGCATCAATTGCTACCCCTCCTGAACACTGGGACATCCTTGTGCCAGTGCAACACTCACTGAACCAATATTCACTATCCAAACACCCACAATGAGTAAATTTGTATACTTTGAGATAAGTCTGATGTCCTTTAACATTCTATTTCTTCCCACTCACTATCCAAAATTCAGAAACCAGATATTCTGACAACATGGCAACTGAACGTGCTACAGGAATTCAGGAGCCACACAGACTTCGATGGTAAGGATTACCTGTACTGCCCTCAAACCCAAGAGTGATATATTCATGTCTCTAGGAAGCACTTCCCAATTCAGTGACTTTTCACTAGCTTTTTAGTGGATCTGATATTGACGTCTAGACCTAAACCCAAAGGACTCAGACATCAAATGGCCAGCAGTTAGCATTCCTATGAACTTGAAAGCACAAAAGAATCAAATATTCACTTATTGTATATATGTCCCTTATCCctccaaaaaaacaaactgtTATACCCTCCTCTTCCACCCTAGCAAAAGACCCCAGCCAGTCCTGATAACAGTAGGAgtgcaataaatacttgttgaataaaataaatgaggtagCCAGGAGAAAGACAGGTCCCCCATGGCTCTGACGGAGGTAAATCCAGAAACGGCAGAGCTCTTATCTGTATTTTTGGAATCAGGACATGTCAGGCAAACATGCTGTAAGAGAATGATGGTGCTAATCATGGAGGATTAGCCCGTGCTTTGTTTCCAGGCCCCCTGGACTCACCTCCTGGGCCTGGTGCCTACACTGCCTACTATGGAAAATGCCTGATCCCACCACTAAAATAACTGTTTCAGATCAGGGAAGAGCAATGGAGGCAGCAATTTACTTCAAAGCAACTCTGATGGACCCTGATATTATTTCCTAGCATAAATCCACCCTATGGACACAGACCCTGAATCACTTCAGACCTAGTCTATATACAATGGTTGTTTTACAAGCAATGTCACTCTGGATCTTGTGCACAGGAGACTGACTTCAATGACAGTTCCTTCTCTACAACACTCTCACTTAGAGGAGGCCAGGTATTTGGAAAACTTTGGCGCCAGAGATGGCATTTCATGCCACTTCCTGGTCAGCACTAAGTATTACCCTCCTGTTTTAGAATATGAATCACAACTTCTCCTTAAAAagagctggggtggggggtgggaagagagggtgggtggaaggaaaagaaaaaacaaattcataCAATCTAAGCCATGCTAATTTTCCATCTTGCTTTAAGATCTCCCTTCAGTTGTAGAGGCAAGGGAGGACTATGGATTTCAATGGAATATGGGGGAATTGCCATCGCCCTACAGATCCCATTGGAATGTATGCTCTGTGAGAGCAGGGACCAGCCCTTGCTCTGCTCAGTGCCAGACACTCAGTGCCCAGAACTGTGCCTAGCACACCTACAGCTTAGTGACTCTCTGTTAGGTGGACAGAACTGATTTAtgactgggcatagtggcttacgcctataatcccaacactttgggaggccaaggcgggcggatcccctgaggtcaggagtttcagaccagcctgaccaacatagtgaaaccccgtctctaccaaaaatacaaaaattagtggggcgtggtggcacgtgcctgtagtcccagctacagcccggctgaggcaggagaatctcttaaacctgggaggtggaggttgcagtgagccgagatcacaccactgcactccagcctaggcaacagagtaagactgtctcaaaaaaaaaaaaaaaagaactgatttATAATTCAACCTCCAGCTCCAGAGAGGCTCCATTTCAGAGGGGTTGGTGGTTTTTCCTGTGCCCTTCACCCAGgctcccagtgacttgggagagCCTCATAGGCACAGAGAGCTCTTcccccccctcttttttttttggagacggagtcctgctctgtcgccctggctggagtacagtgacgccatctcagctcactgcaagctctgcctcccgggttcacaccattctcctgcctcagcctcccaagtagctgggactacaggcgcctgccaccaaccccagctaattttttgtattttcagtagagacgggggtttcactgtgttagccaggatggtctcgatctcctgacctcgtgatccgcctgcctcggcctcccaaagtgctgggattacaggcatgagccaccgcgccctgccagaGAGCTCATTTTTAGCTACTCTGAGTTGGAAGGGCAGACACAAAGAACCTGTACCTCTGATGCTTTGTGGAAAGCTGGAAAGTACCATTACTTTAAGTTTTGAGGATCAGCAAAATATAATTAGTATCAC is part of the Homo sapiens chromosome 6, GRCh38.p14 Primary Assembly genome and encodes:
- the MRPL14 gene encoding large ribosomal subunit protein uL14m isoform b (isoform b is encoded by transcript variant 4) produces the protein MNFATDLSWDPMAFFTGLWGPFTCVSRVLSHHCFSTTGSLSAIQKMTRVRVVDNSALGNSPYHRAPRCIHVYKKNGVGKVGDQILLAIKGQKKKALIVGHCMPGPRMTPRFDSNNVVLIEDNGNPVGTRIKTPIPTSLRKREGEYSKVLAIAQNFV
- the MRPL14 gene encoding large ribosomal subunit protein uL14m isoform a precursor (isoform a precursor is encoded by transcript variant 1) — protein: MAFFTGLWGPFTCVSRVLSHHCFSTTGSLSAIQKMTRVRVVDNSALGNSPYHRAPRCIHVYKKNGVGKVGDQILLAIKGQKKKALIVGHCMPGPRMTPRFDSNNVVLIEDNGNPVGTRIKTPIPTSLRKREGEYSKVLAIAQNFV
- the MRPL14 gene encoding large ribosomal subunit protein uL14m isoform d (isoform d is encoded by transcript variant 6), with translation MTRVRVVDNSALGNSPYHRAPRCIHVYKKNGVGKVGDQILLAIKGQKKKALIVGHCMPGPRMTPRFDSNNVVLIEDNGNPVGTRIKTPIPTSLRKREGEYSKVLAIAQNFV
- the MRPL14 gene encoding large ribosomal subunit protein uL14m isoform c (isoform c is encoded by transcript variant 5); translation: MQLACQEYTVKNKVDLLHGGYCVRRKTVHCSSLEILYVLLKNKDFIEDLSWDPMAFFTGLWGPFTCVSRVLSHHCFSTTGSLSAIQKMTRVRVVDNSALGNSPYHRAPRCIHVYKKNGVGKVGDQILLAIKGQKKKALIVGHCMPGPRMTPRFDSNNVVLIEDNGNPVGTRIKTPIPTSLRKREGEYSKVLAIAQNFV